The Paraburkholderia megapolitana genomic sequence TGAGTCGCGAAGCGATCGACGCCGAAGTGGCTCGTCTCGCCGCGTTGCCGAAGCCGCAGGACGGCCGCCGTCATTCGTTGATCGTTCACCCGTTCGCACGCGAGGGCTCGCCGGGACTTGCGCCCGGCATCCAGGTATCGCTCCAGGTGCTGTTGCCGGGCGAATCGACCGAGCCGATGCGTCACAACGCGACCGAGGTGAATTTCTGCATTCGCGGTGGCGGCGCGACGCGCGTTGCGGGTCGCACGATCGCATTCCGCCAGTACGACGTGTGGAACCATCCGTCCTTCGTGGCGTACTCGCATACCAACGACACGGACGACGTCCAGGTGCGTCTCGTCTATTCGAACATTCCGTTGCTACAGCACATGGAAGTGTATGTGCCGGAGTTCGGCGTCGAACTCGACGTGCCGACTGAAACAGCGAACATGCACGCGAGTGACGACCCGAAGCGCCGCAATCCGTTCGGTACGTTCCCGATCGGCAACGACGGCGGTCTGCTGATGCCGTACGAAACGTTGATCAATCCGCAGGTGGTCGACTCGCGTCCGTTGCACTTTCCGTGGCAACAGGTGAAGGCCGAACTCGACAAGCTCGAGGCGCTCGGCAGCGAATACGTCGGGCGGCGTCTGTACATGATGTACAACCCCGTGACGGGCCGCACTAACGGCATCACGCCGAACTTCTTTGCAACGATGACGATCCGGCCGCCGAAGATCGTCGATCGTCCGCATCGTCACGTGTCTTCCGCGATCAACTATTACTTCTCGGGTTCGGGCTACAGCATGGTGGCGGGCAACCGCTACGAGTGGAAAGCCGGCGATCTGATGCTGTCGGCACCTGGCTGGGCCGTGCACAACCACGCGTCCTATGACGACTACGTGTACGAGCTGACCATTCAGGACCAGCCGCTCAATATCTACATGCAATCGCTGCTGTGGCAGGAGAGCATGAAGGAACCTCTCGCGCTGCTCGGCACGCAAACGGGCTTTTCGACCAACCGCGCGAATACCGCCAAGGTCGCCTGATTTGCGCGACCGACAAGGAATCTGAACCATGCGCGATATCTCATGGCTGAAGGGCTCGATTACGCCGATCGTCACGCCGTTTCGCAACCAGGCGGTCGATTACGAAACCTACGCGCGGCTCGTCGACTGGCAAATCGTCAACGGGGGGCACGGTGTGCTCGTGAACGGCACGACAGCCGAGCCTAGTCTGCTCACTGTCGCCGAACGCAACCGCCTGGTGGACGTGGCGATCGAGGCGGCGGCGGGTCGCGTTCCGGTGCTCGCTGCGACGGGCTCGCAATCGCACGCCGAAACCGTCGAGCTGACGCAACACGCCGACAAGGCCGGTGTCGATGCGCTGCTGATCGTCACGCCGTACTACATCCGTCCGCCGCAGCGGGGCCTCGTCGAGTATTACGCGGACATTGGCGCACGAACCGAACGACCGCTGCTGATTTATCACATTCCGGGGCGAGCCGCCGTCGGCATGGAGCTCAACACAGTCAAGACGATCCGCGAACGCGTGCCGAATCTGGTTGGCATGAAGCACGCGGTCAACGACATGGCCTTCGTTACGCACATGCTCGATGCGTTCGGGCCCGAGTGGCGCGTATTCGTCGGGCTCGAGGAGTTGAGCTACCCAATGCTCGCCGTCGGCGCGTGCGGGTTGATGAATGCCGTCGGAAATCTGGCGCCGCGCAAGGTCGCCGGTCTGGTCGAAGCCGTCGAGCGCGGCGATCATGCTGCCGCCCGCCAATTGCACTTCGCGCTTTTCGAGCTGAACCAGGCGGTGTTTTACGACACGAATCCGATTCCCATCAAATACATGATGAAGCGCATGGGCCTGATTCCAGCCAACGACCATCGCCTGCCGATGATGCCCGCCACGCGCGAACTCGAAGCACGGCTCGACGGCGTGCTGGATCGCGCTGGTCTGCTCTGAATGCACGTTGACGACGCGAGCCACCATGAACCGGAGACAACGATGAGCGACCGAATCCCCAGGCTGGAGATGACCCAGATGCGCGTCGATCTGGCTGCGTATCTGACGCCCCGCGTCGAGCGG encodes the following:
- a CDS encoding cupin domain-containing protein, with translation MHDLRREFGPAQAHFVDQTGQRPHDNRYWAPVIVSREAIDAEVARLAALPKPQDGRRHSLIVHPFAREGSPGLAPGIQVSLQVLLPGESTEPMRHNATEVNFCIRGGGATRVAGRTIAFRQYDVWNHPSFVAYSHTNDTDDVQVRLVYSNIPLLQHMEVYVPEFGVELDVPTETANMHASDDPKRRNPFGTFPIGNDGGLLMPYETLINPQVVDSRPLHFPWQQVKAELDKLEALGSEYVGRRLYMMYNPVTGRTNGITPNFFATMTIRPPKIVDRPHRHVSSAINYYFSGSGYSMVAGNRYEWKAGDLMLSAPGWAVHNHASYDDYVYELTIQDQPLNIYMQSLLWQESMKEPLALLGTQTGFSTNRANTAKVA
- the dapA gene encoding 4-hydroxy-tetrahydrodipicolinate synthase, with product MRDISWLKGSITPIVTPFRNQAVDYETYARLVDWQIVNGGHGVLVNGTTAEPSLLTVAERNRLVDVAIEAAAGRVPVLAATGSQSHAETVELTQHADKAGVDALLIVTPYYIRPPQRGLVEYYADIGARTERPLLIYHIPGRAAVGMELNTVKTIRERVPNLVGMKHAVNDMAFVTHMLDAFGPEWRVFVGLEELSYPMLAVGACGLMNAVGNLAPRKVAGLVEAVERGDHAAARQLHFALFELNQAVFYDTNPIPIKYMMKRMGLIPANDHRLPMMPATRELEARLDGVLDRAGLL